A single region of the Streptococcus sanguinis genome encodes:
- a CDS encoding peptide ABC transporter substrate-binding protein, whose product MRKSNILLAAGLTLLSVGLLTACSGGGSSQSSKKIYSYVFTSDPTTLDYIQSAKGSTHELTTNGVDGLLENDKYGNLAPSIAEDWTVSPDGLVYTYKLRKDAKWYTADGEEYADVTAQDFVAGIKHAADIKSDALPLIQDSIKGLSEYAAGTNKDFSAVGVKALDDHTVQYTLNKPETYWNSKTTSGVMMPVNEAFLEKQGKEFGQATKADSILYNGPFIMKSITSKSSVEFEKNPNYWDKDKVKIDGVKLSYYDGSDQDSLARTFGDGGYSLARLYPATSSYSSIAEKYKDNIFMTEAGAGVGLISFNIDRQSYNHTSKTSDEQKEATKKALLNKDFRQALAFALNRESYSAQVNGEDAAKPAVRNLFVPPTFVQADGKEFGTLVEESLASYGDEWKGIKLDDGQDGLHNTDKAKAEFAKAKQALANEGVQFPIHLDVPVAQNSTNFVNRMQSLKQSLEEALGKDNVSVDLQMLAEDEALNITFNAEAASQEDWDINGLVAWDPDYQDPSTYLDILVPGNSTQTRTYLGFEDKDNAAAKAVGLDEYSKLIEEAGNETQDVDKRYEKYAAAQAWLTDSALVVPTMSSRGAAPFISRIVPFTNSYAQTGTKDANYHKYVEISDEIVATKDYQKAQEKWKKEKEESNKKAQEDLAKHVK is encoded by the coding sequence ATGAGAAAATCAAATATTCTTCTTGCCGCAGGGCTCACTCTGCTCTCTGTCGGCTTACTTACAGCTTGCTCTGGAGGCGGAAGTTCCCAATCCAGTAAAAAAATCTACAGCTATGTCTTTACGTCTGATCCAACGACTTTGGACTACATCCAGTCGGCAAAGGGGTCTACCCACGAGCTGACTACAAATGGTGTAGATGGCTTGCTGGAAAATGATAAATATGGAAACTTAGCTCCGTCTATCGCAGAAGATTGGACAGTCTCTCCAGATGGTCTCGTCTATACCTATAAGCTGCGCAAAGATGCCAAGTGGTATACCGCTGATGGCGAAGAATACGCAGATGTCACGGCTCAGGACTTTGTGGCAGGTATCAAACATGCTGCTGATATCAAATCAGACGCTCTCCCTCTTATCCAAGATTCTATCAAGGGGCTGAGTGAATATGCAGCTGGTACCAACAAAGATTTTTCAGCTGTTGGAGTTAAGGCACTGGACGATCATACGGTTCAATATACACTCAACAAGCCTGAAACCTACTGGAACTCTAAAACAACATCAGGTGTTATGATGCCGGTCAACGAGGCCTTCCTAGAAAAGCAAGGCAAGGAATTCGGTCAGGCAACCAAAGCCGATTCCATTCTGTATAACGGTCCATTTATCATGAAATCCATTACTTCTAAATCCTCTGTCGAATTTGAGAAGAACCCTAACTACTGGGATAAGGACAAGGTCAAGATTGATGGTGTCAAACTGTCTTACTACGATGGTTCTGATCAAGATTCATTAGCGCGGACCTTCGGAGATGGCGGCTACAGTTTGGCAAGACTCTACCCAGCCACTTCCAGTTATTCCTCAATCGCTGAGAAATACAAAGATAATATCTTCATGACAGAAGCAGGAGCGGGTGTCGGTCTAATCAGCTTTAACATTGACCGTCAAAGTTATAACCACACTTCTAAAACCAGCGATGAACAAAAAGAAGCTACCAAAAAAGCTCTGCTGAACAAAGACTTCCGCCAAGCTCTAGCCTTTGCCCTTAACCGCGAAAGCTATTCGGCTCAGGTCAACGGAGAAGATGCAGCTAAGCCAGCTGTCCGTAATCTCTTTGTTCCGCCAACTTTCGTACAAGCCGATGGCAAGGAATTTGGCACTCTGGTCGAAGAATCACTGGCTTCCTATGGTGACGAGTGGAAAGGTATCAAGCTAGATGACGGTCAAGACGGTCTCCACAATACTGACAAAGCCAAGGCGGAATTTGCCAAAGCCAAGCAGGCTCTTGCAAATGAAGGCGTACAATTCCCAATTCATCTAGACGTTCCTGTCGCTCAGAATTCTACTAACTTCGTCAACCGTATGCAATCTCTGAAACAATCATTAGAAGAGGCTTTAGGAAAGGACAATGTCTCTGTAGACCTACAGATGCTAGCTGAGGACGAAGCACTGAACATCACCTTCAATGCTGAAGCTGCTAGCCAGGAAGACTGGGATATCAACGGTCTCGTTGCCTGGGATCCAGACTACCAAGATCCTTCTACTTACCTGGACATTTTAGTGCCAGGTAACAGCACTCAGACCAGAACCTACCTTGGATTTGAAGACAAAGACAATGCTGCTGCTAAAGCTGTAGGACTAGATGAGTACAGCAAGCTGATCGAAGAGGCCGGAAACGAAACACAAGATGTTGACAAGCGCTATGAAAAATATGCTGCAGCTCAAGCATGGCTGACAGATAGCGCCCTCGTTGTGCCAACTATGAGCAGCAGAGGAGCAGCACCGTTCATTTCTCGGATTGTGCCATTTACCAACTCTTATGCTCAGACAGGTACAAAAGACGCCAACTATCATAAATACGTGGAAATCAGTGATGAGATTGTCGCGACTAAAGACTATCAAAAGGCCCAAGAAAAGTGGAAAAAAGAAAAAGAGGAATCCAATAAAAAGGCCCAAGAGGATCTAGCTAAACATGTGAAATAA
- a CDS encoding gamma-glutamyl-gamma-aminobutyrate hydrolase family protein encodes MCRTIVGISANLCPVDEAGKNIHTSVSRKFVDGVRMVGGLPMVIPVGDKSLVQDYVETIDKLILSGGQNVHPQFYGEEKTIDSDDYNIVRDEFELALLKEALRQNKPVMAICRGLQLVNVAFGGTLNQHIENHWQGLPFGTSHSIRTEKDSVVERLFGQASQINSVHRQSIKDLAPNFRATAFDPRDNTIEAIESVDNHRIIGLQWHPEFLINEEKGNLELFQYLLQEL; translated from the coding sequence ATGTGCAGAACAATTGTTGGAATTTCAGCCAATCTTTGTCCAGTTGATGAAGCTGGAAAAAATATTCACACCTCTGTTTCACGCAAGTTTGTGGACGGCGTACGAATGGTTGGTGGCCTGCCGATGGTGATTCCCGTTGGGGATAAAAGTTTAGTTCAGGATTATGTAGAAACGATTGACAAGCTGATTTTGTCAGGCGGGCAAAATGTTCACCCGCAGTTTTATGGGGAAGAGAAGACCATCGACAGTGATGATTACAATATTGTCCGCGATGAGTTTGAGTTGGCACTTTTGAAAGAAGCCCTGCGCCAAAATAAGCCAGTCATGGCGATTTGCCGCGGTCTGCAGTTGGTAAATGTTGCTTTTGGCGGTACTCTTAATCAGCATATCGAAAATCACTGGCAGGGCTTGCCATTTGGTACTTCGCACTCCATTCGTACGGAGAAAGATAGCGTTGTGGAGCGCTTGTTTGGTCAGGCTAGCCAGATTAATTCGGTCCATCGCCAAAGCATCAAAGACTTGGCGCCTAATTTCCGCGCGACAGCTTTTGATCCCAGAGACAATACCATCGAAGCGATTGAATCGGTTGACAATCATCGTATCATAGGTCTTCAATGGCATCCGGAGTTTTTAATAAACGAAGAAAAGGGCAATTTGGAGCTATTTCAGTACCTCTTGCAAGAGCTGTAA
- a CDS encoding 8-oxo-dGTP diphosphatase yields MSRAERVILTNMCMVYDGDRILVQNKVNDDWTGLCFPGGHVENRESFVKSVIREVKEETGLTIYEPRLCGVKQFYTEKDERYIVFLYKTNRFEGELVSSDEGEVFWINREDFDSYSLAVSFKEMYQVFTSDLTEQFTYLDNGEIIRDLY; encoded by the coding sequence ATGTCAAGAGCGGAGCGAGTTATTTTAACAAATATGTGTATGGTTTACGATGGAGATCGCATTTTAGTGCAAAATAAAGTAAATGACGATTGGACCGGTCTTTGCTTTCCAGGTGGCCATGTTGAAAATCGTGAATCCTTTGTCAAATCAGTGATACGGGAAGTCAAGGAAGAAACGGGTTTGACTATCTATGAGCCTCGCTTGTGTGGTGTCAAGCAGTTTTATACTGAAAAAGATGAGCGCTACATCGTTTTTCTTTACAAGACCAATCGTTTTGAAGGAGAGCTAGTTTCATCCGACGAAGGCGAGGTGTTCTGGATTAACCGTGAAGATTTTGACAGCTACTCGCTGGCTGTGAGCTTTAAGGAAATGTATCAAGTTTTCACATCAGATTTGACGGAGCAGTTTACCTATCTGGATAATGGAGAGATCATCAGAGATCTATACTAG
- a CDS encoding phage portal protein has product MDLKGIPYLRNKLANVRDRVDMRYKQYAMQYRERMVSITIPANIREQYRAVLGWTAKGVDSLADRLVFREFENDDFQVNKIFQANNPDVFFDSAILSVLIGSCAFVYISKGEDDTLRLQVIEASNATGVIDPFTGLLTEGYAVLKRDEYDSPVLEAYFTPTETWYLLKHGEDFMIPNPAGTPLLVPIIHRPDAVRPFGRSRITRACMSYQRYAKRTLERADVTAEFYSFPQKYVLGLSQDAEPMDTWKATVSSMLQFTKDDDGEKPTVGQFTTSNMSPFTEQLRLAAAGFAGEMGLTLDDLGFVSDNPSSAEAIRASHENLRLAGRKAQRSLGSGLLNVAYVAACLRDEWKYLRRQFVNTVAKWEPLFEADASTLTMIGDGAIKLNQAIPGYLDADIIRDLTGIKGSDKPTNAQESGQGKG; this is encoded by the coding sequence ATGGATTTAAAAGGGATACCTTATCTAAGAAATAAGCTGGCAAATGTCAGGGATAGGGTTGACATGAGATATAAGCAGTACGCGATGCAATATCGTGAGAGAATGGTTAGCATCACGATACCAGCTAATATTCGTGAACAGTATAGAGCTGTTCTTGGTTGGACAGCTAAGGGTGTGGATAGTCTTGCGGATCGTCTGGTGTTTCGAGAGTTTGAAAACGATGATTTCCAAGTTAATAAGATTTTTCAGGCAAACAATCCTGATGTCTTTTTTGACTCGGCAATCTTATCGGTATTAATCGGCTCTTGTGCTTTCGTCTACATCTCCAAAGGCGAGGATGATACACTTAGACTGCAAGTCATTGAGGCCAGCAATGCTACTGGTGTGATAGATCCTTTCACTGGCTTGCTAACGGAAGGCTATGCGGTCTTGAAACGAGATGAGTATGACTCTCCTGTTTTGGAGGCTTATTTCACACCGACAGAAACCTGGTATTTATTGAAACATGGAGAAGATTTTATGATTCCCAATCCTGCAGGTACTCCTTTATTAGTTCCGATTATTCATAGACCAGATGCTGTGCGTCCTTTTGGACGGTCAAGGATAACAAGGGCTTGTATGTCATATCAGAGGTATGCTAAACGGACACTTGAGCGAGCCGATGTGACAGCCGAGTTCTACTCATTCCCTCAAAAGTATGTCTTGGGATTGAGTCAAGACGCTGAGCCGATGGATACTTGGAAAGCTACTGTCTCAAGCATGCTGCAGTTCACCAAGGATGACGACGGGGAGAAGCCTACAGTTGGTCAGTTCACTACATCGAACATGTCACCGTTTACCGAACAGCTTCGACTGGCAGCGGCCGGTTTTGCTGGTGAAATGGGGCTGACACTTGATGACCTTGGATTTGTATCAGACAATCCATCCTCGGCAGAAGCTATCCGGGCAAGTCATGAGAATCTGCGACTTGCTGGACGCAAGGCACAGCGCTCTCTTGGATCTGGTTTGCTGAATGTGGCGTATGTAGCAGCTTGCTTGCGTGATGAATGGAAATACTTGCGCAGGCAGTTTGTGAATACAGTCGCGAAATGGGAACCTCTCTTTGAGGCAGACGCTAGCACCTTGACCATGATTGGTGATGGAGCTATCAAGCTCAATCAAGCAATACCAGGATATCTTGATGCTGATATCATCCGAGATTTGACAGGTATCAAGGGCTCTGATAAGCCTACGAATGCTCAAGAGTCAGGTCAGGGTAAAGGTTAA
- a CDS encoding phage/plasmid primase, P4 family, whose product MTEKEIIQSIIEDDRGVKQDKSTELDNQERGQPQELQEDCYFKTFKGVRKLLKDDLQSLYEQTYQKALATAPETAEETAEEKARKAAARKMPRSALQIAEFLRQRLHFVRLKNDMEGQREPLYYYNPDRGFYETNEEFIKDLIFVVNPELTERKALDVIYKLSRAAISRKADNRYTALGNLLYNAKTGETEPFSPQKLVIRKIDCNYIADAKEPNIKGWKVTEWLKNLFGGDDELYRMALQIIKASVTGESLKNVFWLLGKGGTGKGTFQELIKNLVGAQNVANLKINEVNKSRFETSVLVGKTVVIGDDVQVRVKIKDVSTFFSLTTGDPIKIEEKGKTPYSVNLKMTIIQSSNGLPIINGDSDAIGRRFRILPFKGGFARKVNPAIKDDYICRREVLEYLLCLALNTKTDLKLNPQASQKAVYDFQEEVNEVVSFTRHFFKKNLVSSFLPNSFVWWVWLSFKEYYQIENDLTPNALHREIKNNLPDGFKPSKVNIPAGQMLPRGFSPKEDLPHYAAKNYSTDRMQGKGIEKRGQEKGYLKNKELDDG is encoded by the coding sequence TTGACAGAAAAAGAAATCATACAGTCGATCATCGAGGATGACAGAGGGGTAAAGCAGGATAAGTCAACAGAACTGGACAACCAGGAACGAGGGCAGCCCCAAGAATTACAAGAAGACTGTTATTTTAAGACTTTCAAGGGTGTTAGGAAGCTTTTAAAAGATGATCTCCAAAGTCTGTACGAACAGACTTATCAGAAAGCCTTAGCAACAGCTCCAGAAACTGCAGAAGAGACAGCCGAGGAAAAGGCTAGGAAAGCCGCCGCAAGGAAAATGCCTCGGAGCGCATTACAAATTGCTGAATTTCTACGCCAACGGCTACACTTTGTCAGATTAAAGAATGACATGGAGGGGCAACGGGAACCGTTGTATTATTACAATCCTGATAGGGGCTTCTACGAGACAAACGAGGAATTTATAAAAGATTTGATTTTCGTTGTCAATCCAGAGCTGACGGAACGCAAAGCCCTTGATGTTATCTATAAGCTATCCAGAGCAGCTATCAGCAGAAAAGCTGATAATCGTTATACTGCGCTGGGAAATCTGCTTTACAATGCTAAAACTGGCGAAACAGAGCCATTTAGCCCCCAAAAGCTTGTAATTAGGAAGATTGACTGTAATTATATTGCAGATGCAAAAGAACCTAATATAAAAGGCTGGAAAGTAACCGAATGGCTGAAAAATTTGTTTGGAGGAGACGATGAACTGTATAGGATGGCTCTGCAGATCATCAAAGCCAGCGTTACAGGCGAGAGCTTGAAAAATGTTTTTTGGCTACTAGGTAAAGGGGGCACTGGTAAAGGAACTTTTCAAGAGCTGATAAAAAATCTTGTAGGCGCTCAAAATGTGGCAAACCTAAAAATAAACGAGGTGAATAAAAGTCGGTTTGAGACCTCTGTACTGGTAGGCAAGACTGTTGTAATAGGTGATGATGTCCAAGTTCGAGTGAAAATCAAAGATGTATCGACATTCTTTAGTTTAACCACTGGTGATCCTATCAAAATTGAAGAAAAAGGGAAAACACCCTACTCTGTCAATTTAAAAATGACTATTATCCAGTCATCCAATGGCTTGCCTATCATAAACGGTGATTCTGATGCTATTGGTCGGCGATTCCGGATTTTGCCATTTAAAGGCGGTTTTGCTAGGAAGGTAAACCCAGCCATCAAAGATGACTATATCTGCCGCAGAGAGGTACTAGAGTATTTACTTTGCCTAGCTTTAAACACTAAGACAGATTTAAAGTTAAATCCTCAAGCGTCTCAAAAAGCAGTTTACGACTTTCAAGAAGAGGTGAATGAGGTGGTATCCTTTACTCGCCATTTCTTTAAGAAAAACTTAGTATCTTCCTTTCTCCCTAACTCCTTTGTCTGGTGGGTTTGGCTGAGCTTTAAAGAGTATTATCAGATAGAAAATGATCTGACTCCCAATGCTCTGCATAGAGAGATTAAAAACAATCTTCCAGATGGTTTTAAACCTAGCAAAGTCAACATTCCAGCTGGTCAAATGTTGCCAAGAGGATTTTCACCTAAGGAAGACCTCCCTCACTATGCAGCTAAAAACTACAGCACAGATAGAATGCAAGGCAAGGGAATAGAAAAGAGAGGGCAAGAAAAGGGTTATTTGAAAAACAAGGAATTGGATGACGGATGA
- a CDS encoding DUF1492 domain-containing protein: MTKTPFTQGDLAQLWQDEGLITMDILRKRLPDWTDRQIKVRLNNWKARKAIAFTMKNKEIVSFELLRNKKQEEEQTSGGRKLKLEDYYKQVMATREIIEKKTASDTNRLKAIQLQQQALNEIPDHIYKELAEIFA; the protein is encoded by the coding sequence ATGACTAAAACACCATTTACACAAGGAGACCTAGCCCAGCTTTGGCAAGACGAAGGCCTGATCACTATGGACATTCTTAGAAAGCGACTACCAGACTGGACCGACAGACAGATAAAAGTTCGCTTGAACAACTGGAAAGCTCGTAAGGCTATAGCTTTCACCATGAAGAACAAGGAAATTGTCAGTTTTGAGCTTTTGAGAAACAAGAAGCAGGAAGAAGAACAGACATCAGGCGGCCGCAAGCTAAAGTTAGAAGATTATTACAAGCAAGTAATGGCTACTCGTGAGATTATCGAAAAGAAGACCGCTAGTGACACCAACCGCCTCAAAGCTATCCAGCTGCAGCAGCAAGCACTGAACGAAATTCCTGATCATATCTATAAAGAACTCGCAGAAATTTTTGCATGA
- a CDS encoding helix-turn-helix domain-containing protein, which translates to MPTIKNRLKELRIKKGITQDKLATELNKGVSENEKLVSKMVISNWENNKHAIKPEKAQQLADYFEVSVGYLLGYEKFYEIEKDALESSENIKKLIQSHSNFKDVIDEFEISKVNSGKFVFSLFNETDNIELFEKQIKKAIIKQLEEEVEDVDTISDESLNEWVNGVYKALAELPIIYQEFLSQFLTLSINEQDSIMNLVTTLYENSFSKKND; encoded by the coding sequence ATGCCAACAATAAAAAACAGACTTAAGGAACTAAGAATAAAAAAAGGAATAACACAAGATAAACTTGCAACAGAATTAAATAAAGGGGTAAGTGAAAACGAAAAGCTAGTATCAAAGATGGTTATATCTAATTGGGAAAATAATAAACATGCCATCAAACCAGAGAAAGCTCAACAGTTAGCAGATTACTTCGAGGTTAGTGTGGGGTATCTACTTGGCTATGAAAAATTTTATGAGATAGAAAAAGATGCTTTAGAGAGTTCTGAAAACATTAAGAAATTAATCCAATCACATTCTAACTTTAAAGACGTCATTGATGAATTTGAAATAAGTAAAGTAAACTCTGGTAAATTTGTTTTTTCTCTATTTAACGAAACAGATAACATTGAATTATTTGAAAAACAAATAAAAAAAGCAATTATAAAGCAACTCGAGGAAGAAGTAGAGGATGTTGATACTATATCTGATGAGTCCTTAAATGAATGGGTTAACGGAGTTTATAAGGCTCTAGCTGAATTACCTATTATCTATCAAGAATTTCTCTCGCAATTTTTGACTTTGTCGATAAATGAGCAAGATAGTATTATGAATCTGGTTACTACCTTATACGAAAATAGTTTCAGTAAGAAAAATGACTAA
- a CDS encoding Abi family protein translates to MVRPFKNIHEQLEILHSRDLTLTQYQSNKLYLMTNNYYSIINGYSRYFWKSTNKYYPNTNFDDISTLYFLDREIKFAFLKATLEAEKHLKSITAYTLTEKYRDDPLGYLSESFYTYNAKDKRQFKDVAFLTKRFKKIISKHTRLPGNNPIKNHKNNHDGVPFWVMVEYLTFGELKLVIKYLPSIQNKIAKRHYSFISEKLPITAHFTGRVLLSFIENIFEIRNICAHDSRLLDFKCRNNLLYFPPLHDKYNIPSNAPKSDVYNTFLTLQCFLSKTQYAILHNTLLKRMNYLDNYLSKRNNSVQTNFILQTLGFPNNWHQSKKLLQ, encoded by the coding sequence TTGGTTCGACCATTCAAAAATATACATGAACAACTTGAAATACTACACTCTAGGGATCTTACATTAACTCAGTACCAAAGTAACAAACTTTATTTAATGACTAACAACTATTATTCGATCATCAATGGTTATAGTCGCTACTTTTGGAAATCAACCAATAAATATTACCCTAATACAAATTTTGACGATATTTCAACTTTATATTTTTTAGATAGAGAAATAAAATTTGCATTTTTGAAAGCAACTTTAGAAGCTGAAAAACATTTAAAATCAATCACTGCCTATACTTTGACCGAAAAGTACAGAGATGATCCTTTAGGTTATCTTAGTGAGTCTTTCTACACATACAATGCTAAAGATAAACGACAATTCAAGGATGTAGCTTTTTTAACAAAACGCTTTAAAAAAATTATTTCTAAACATACTCGATTACCTGGAAACAACCCTATTAAGAATCATAAGAACAATCACGATGGAGTCCCGTTTTGGGTAATGGTTGAATACCTAACTTTTGGTGAGTTAAAATTAGTTATAAAATACTTACCAAGCATTCAGAATAAGATAGCTAAACGTCACTATTCCTTTATATCCGAGAAATTACCAATCACGGCGCATTTTACAGGAAGGGTATTGCTCTCATTTATTGAAAATATTTTTGAAATTAGAAATATTTGTGCGCATGATTCACGATTACTGGATTTTAAATGTAGAAATAATCTTTTATATTTCCCACCTCTGCATGATAAATACAATATCCCCTCTAATGCCCCCAAAAGTGATGTTTATAATACTTTTTTGACTTTACAATGTTTCTTAAGTAAAACCCAATACGCTATTTTACATAATACCTTGCTTAAGAGAATGAACTATCTAGATAACTATCTTTCAAAAAGAAATAATTCAGTTCAAACAAATTTTATTTTGCAAACATTAGGATTTCCAAATAATTGGCACCAATCAAAAAAGTTGCTACAGTAG